From the Billgrantia sulfidoxydans genome, one window contains:
- the flgK gene encoding flagellar hook-associated protein FlgK: MSTIFSVGLSGLNAAQNALNTTSNNISNVYTPGYNRELTILGQSRADAGVQVNDIQRQFNQYVASQLNAATSSSSALSTYENQISQIDNLLADREAGLAPLMQSFFSSLEDLAGAPSDPAARQGVLGTADTMTAQFRAFDGYLQDMQEGINGQIEDEVTQINNATEQLATLNREIALARARSGEAPNSLLNQRDQLVAELSERMNLRLDIQDGKSYNISLPNGQPLVSGTNHYRLEAMDAPNDPQRTVLGYRDSGGNLIALPENTIQGGALGGLMTFRAETLDKTQSQIGQLAVSLTVGFNEQHRQGMDLNGDPGGDFFTIGQPQAYSYPRNTSGEDVLTASFDTDNIDRLRATDYTVRFGTPGDPPQVIRKDNGQAVPADEITWDDGTSTLGFGGVTLQFSGTPANGDRYEVQPVRRAAAAFESQVSDLDKIAAAQPLNPTDDPADWIMSGTGDNRNALALQNLQSEALVAGRSSFSQAYAGMVSDVGNRANIVKVNLDARQGLTDQLKAVQQSESGVNLDEEAANLIRYQQFYMANARVIDTASTVFDTILGLRN, from the coding sequence ATGAGCACCATTTTTTCCGTCGGCCTGAGCGGCCTGAATGCCGCCCAGAACGCGCTGAACACCACCAGCAACAACATCAGCAACGTCTATACCCCCGGCTACAACCGGGAACTGACGATCCTGGGGCAGAGCCGTGCCGACGCCGGCGTGCAGGTCAACGACATCCAGCGCCAGTTCAACCAGTACGTCGCCTCGCAGCTCAACGCAGCAACCAGCTCCTCCAGCGCGCTGTCGACCTACGAGAACCAGATCAGCCAGATCGACAACCTGCTGGCCGACCGGGAGGCGGGTCTGGCACCGCTGATGCAGAGCTTCTTCTCGTCGTTGGAAGACCTCGCCGGTGCACCTTCCGACCCGGCGGCGCGCCAGGGCGTGCTTGGCACCGCCGACACCATGACCGCCCAGTTCCGCGCCTTCGACGGTTACCTGCAGGACATGCAGGAGGGCATCAACGGCCAGATCGAGGATGAAGTCACCCAGATCAACAACGCCACCGAGCAGCTCGCCACGCTCAACCGCGAGATCGCCCTGGCCCGTGCGCGCAGCGGCGAGGCCCCCAACAGCCTGCTCAACCAGCGCGACCAGTTGGTGGCCGAGCTCAGCGAGCGCATGAACCTGCGCCTGGATATCCAGGATGGCAAGAGCTACAACATCAGCCTGCCCAACGGGCAGCCACTGGTTTCCGGCACCAACCACTATCGCCTGGAGGCGATGGATGCCCCCAACGACCCGCAGCGTACCGTGCTGGGCTATCGCGACTCCGGTGGCAACCTGATAGCGCTACCGGAAAATACCATCCAGGGCGGGGCCCTGGGCGGCCTGATGACCTTCCGTGCCGAGACCCTGGACAAGACCCAGAGCCAGATCGGCCAATTGGCCGTATCGCTGACGGTGGGTTTCAACGAACAGCATCGCCAAGGGATGGATCTCAACGGCGATCCGGGCGGGGATTTCTTCACCATCGGTCAGCCTCAGGCCTACTCCTACCCGCGCAACACCAGCGGCGAGGACGTGCTGACGGCCAGCTTCGATACGGACAATATCGACAGGCTGCGCGCCACTGACTATACGGTGCGCTTCGGTACCCCGGGCGATCCCCCCCAGGTGATTCGCAAGGACAATGGCCAGGCGGTACCGGCCGACGAAATCACCTGGGACGACGGGACCTCGACGCTGGGCTTCGGAGGCGTGACGTTGCAGTTCAGCGGTACGCCTGCCAATGGCGATCGCTACGAGGTTCAACCGGTGCGGCGTGCCGCAGCCGCCTTCGAGTCGCAGGTTTCCGACCTGGACAAGATTGCCGCGGCCCAGCCGCTCAACCCGACGGACGATCCGGCCGACTGGATCATGTCCGGTACCGGTGACAACCGTAATGCCCTGGCCCTGCAGAACCTGCAGAGCGAGGCGCTGGTGGCCGGGCGCTCGTCGTTCAGCCAGGCCTACGCCGGCATGGTCAGCGACGTGGGCAATCGAGCCAACATCGTCAAGGTCAACCTCGACGCCCGCCAGGGGCTCACCGACCAGCTCAAGGCGGTGCAGCAGTCAGAATCCGGCGTCAACCTGGACGAGGAAGCGGCCAACCTGATTCGCTACCAGCAGTTCTATATGGCCAACGCCAGGGTCATCGATACCGCTTCCACGGTATTCGACACCATCCTCGGCTTGCGTAACTGA
- the fliR gene encoding flagellar biosynthetic protein FliR — protein sequence MVEVTFAQLHGWLVILLWPFVRILAFFSAAPLWGHSSVPRQAKIGLAFLVTVVVAPVLPPMPDVPIVSWAGLGLMVEQMLIGIAIGVVMHVTFAVVQAAGEFIGLKMGLAFATFFDAGSGTNTMILSRVFYMITLLLFLALGGHLLVLEALVSSFHGLPVGIGSFNPAAFEMLVRYGGTIFVAGMSLALPLVGSLLIINLAMGILNRSAPQLTVFNIGFPMMLTIGLVLLMVLMTDMSRFLQGLFSHGIQFLYSLIDAMAPLA from the coding sequence ATGGTCGAGGTGACTTTCGCCCAGCTGCACGGCTGGCTCGTCATCCTGCTGTGGCCCTTCGTGCGGATCCTGGCCTTCTTCTCGGCTGCCCCGCTGTGGGGCCACTCCAGTGTCCCGCGCCAGGCCAAGATCGGCCTGGCGTTCCTGGTCACGGTGGTCGTCGCGCCGGTGCTGCCCCCCATGCCCGACGTGCCGATCGTCTCCTGGGCGGGCCTCGGGCTGATGGTGGAACAGATGCTGATCGGCATTGCCATCGGCGTGGTGATGCATGTGACCTTCGCCGTGGTGCAGGCTGCCGGCGAGTTCATCGGCCTGAAGATGGGCCTGGCCTTCGCCACGTTCTTCGATGCCGGCAGCGGCACCAACACCATGATCCTCTCGCGGGTGTTCTACATGATCACGCTGCTGCTGTTTCTCGCCCTGGGCGGGCACCTGCTGGTGCTCGAAGCGCTGGTCTCCAGCTTCCACGGCCTGCCCGTCGGCATCGGTTCGTTCAACCCCGCCGCCTTCGAGATGCTGGTGCGCTACGGCGGCACCATCTTCGTGGCGGGCATGTCGCTGGCATTGCCGCTGGTGGGCTCGCTGCTGATCATCAATTTGGCCATGGGCATCCTCAACCGCTCGGCCCCTCAGCTCACCGTGTTCAACATCGGCTTCCCCATGATGCTGACTATCGGCCTGGTACTGCTGATGGTATTGATGACCGATATGTCGCGCTTCCTCCAGGGGCTGTTCAGCCACGGCATCCAGTTCCTCTACTCGCTCATCGACGCGATGGCGCCACTCGCCTGA
- a CDS encoding flagellar basal body rod protein FlgF: protein MDRILYTAMSGAKQSMDQQAVVSHNLSNVSTSGFRAQLHAMRAVPVQGDGVLPTRVSVAATTPGSDFSQGPITQTGRELDVALEGDAWLAVQADDGSEAYTRRGDLQVDGNGLVTVVGRPVIGEGGPLIVPLGSSVTIGADGTLSAIGEGEGPEALVDVGRLKLVTPQQSLQRGDDGLFRVPPNAEGEVAALEADEEARLASGALEGSNVSAVEAMVAMIDVAKRYEMQMKAIKTADENAQRANNLLSIQG, encoded by the coding sequence GTGGACCGTATCCTCTATACCGCCATGAGCGGGGCCAAGCAGAGCATGGATCAGCAGGCGGTGGTCAGCCACAACCTGTCCAACGTCTCGACCAGCGGCTTCCGCGCCCAACTGCATGCCATGCGTGCCGTGCCGGTTCAGGGCGACGGCGTGTTGCCGACCCGCGTATCGGTCGCGGCGACCACGCCGGGCAGCGATTTCAGCCAGGGGCCGATCACCCAAACGGGGCGCGAGCTGGATGTGGCGCTGGAAGGTGATGCCTGGCTCGCCGTGCAGGCCGACGACGGCAGCGAAGCCTATACCCGCCGCGGCGACTTGCAAGTGGATGGCAACGGTCTGGTCACCGTGGTGGGGCGGCCGGTGATCGGCGAGGGCGGTCCCCTCATCGTGCCGTTGGGCTCGAGCGTCACCATCGGTGCCGACGGGACCCTCAGCGCCATCGGTGAGGGAGAAGGCCCCGAGGCACTGGTCGACGTAGGTCGGTTGAAGCTGGTCACGCCGCAGCAGAGCCTGCAGCGCGGCGATGATGGCCTGTTCCGCGTGCCGCCGAATGCGGAGGGCGAGGTCGCCGCGCTGGAGGCCGACGAGGAAGCGCGGCTTGCCAGTGGTGCGCTGGAAGGCAGCAACGTCAGCGCCGTGGAGGCGATGGTCGCCATGATCGACGTGGCCAAGCGCTACGAAATGCAGATGAAGGCGATCAAGACCGCTGACGAGAATGCCCAGCGGGCCAACAATCTGCTCTCTATACAAGGCTGA
- a CDS encoding flagellar basal body L-ring protein FlgH yields the protein MLALGGCAQVPRASVVGEQEQINIVEPPPRLANGSIYQAHRGVQPLFEDRRPRMVGDILTIVLDEQVSASKNSRSNMDRSGSAGLDLAELPDALERLAEYGFDLSGESDFSGGGGSQANNSFTGTITVSVLEVMHNGNLRVRGEKQIAINQGVEFIRFSGVVNPRTITGQNTVPSTAVADARIEYVGNGYINEAQYMGWMQRFFLNISPF from the coding sequence ATGCTGGCCCTGGGCGGATGTGCCCAGGTGCCGCGTGCCTCGGTGGTCGGCGAGCAGGAGCAGATCAATATCGTCGAGCCGCCGCCGCGCTTGGCCAATGGTTCCATCTACCAGGCGCATCGCGGGGTCCAGCCGCTGTTCGAGGATCGCCGACCGCGCATGGTGGGCGACATCCTGACCATCGTGCTCGACGAGCAGGTCAGCGCAAGCAAGAACTCGCGCTCCAACATGGATCGCAGCGGCTCGGCCGGTCTTGACCTGGCCGAGCTGCCCGATGCGCTGGAGCGCCTGGCCGAGTACGGCTTCGACCTCTCCGGCGAGAGCGATTTCTCCGGCGGCGGCGGCTCCCAGGCCAACAACAGCTTCACCGGCACCATCACCGTCTCGGTGCTCGAGGTGATGCACAACGGCAACCTGCGGGTGCGCGGCGAGAAGCAGATCGCCATCAACCAGGGGGTCGAGTTCATTCGCTTCTCCGGGGTGGTCAATCCGCGCACCATCACCGGCCAGAACACCGTGCCCTCGACCGCCGTGGCCGACGCCCGTATCGAATATGTGGGCAACGGCTACATCAACGAGGCGCAGTACATGGGCTGGATGCAGCGCTTCTTCCTCAACATCTCGCCTTTCTGA
- the flgE gene encoding flagellar hook protein FlgE, giving the protein MSFSQALSGLNSQSQKLGTIGNNIANSQTVGFKGSNVQFSDVFANSKVGLGTRVSAVLQNFSEGNVESTNRNLDLAVAGEGFFRYMDTSGEVVYSRNGQLSMTSDGNLINAQGFQIMGYGLNAAGQVQVGGQPQPLNVSAEELDASATTRVGTTLNLDARKVIGDDLSTVEAVDSTGNPAMIDYHYSNNFTVYDSLGNPRNITVYYEKTAANDWTARMTLDGTTLDDGAGNVTEFSVQFDNNGKLINGAGSVNANGAIAGVSFAANDYLGGEPEDLTFDLNLAGTTQFGNTSTVSSLTQNGYTSGTLVGITINEDGTIMRNYSNEQSRPAGQVALVSFRNPEGLTPAGDNVWRASNESGQELVGAPGSGLLGSIVSGAVETSNVDMARELVSMIVAQRAYQANSQTIKTQDELLQTAINLR; this is encoded by the coding sequence ATGAGTTTTTCACAAGCATTGAGCGGCCTGAATTCCCAGTCGCAGAAGCTGGGCACCATCGGCAACAACATTGCCAACTCCCAGACCGTGGGGTTCAAGGGCTCCAACGTCCAGTTCTCCGACGTGTTCGCCAACTCCAAGGTCGGCCTGGGAACGCGGGTGTCGGCCGTGCTGCAGAACTTCAGCGAGGGTAACGTCGAATCGACCAACCGCAACCTGGACCTGGCGGTAGCCGGCGAAGGCTTCTTCCGCTACATGGATACCAGCGGCGAGGTGGTCTATTCGCGCAACGGTCAGCTCTCCATGACCTCAGACGGAAACCTGATCAATGCTCAGGGCTTCCAGATCATGGGCTATGGCCTCAACGCCGCCGGCCAGGTACAGGTGGGCGGCCAGCCGCAGCCGCTGAACGTTTCTGCCGAAGAGCTGGATGCCAGCGCCACCACGCGCGTCGGTACCACGCTCAACCTGGATGCGCGCAAGGTGATCGGCGACGACCTTAGTACGGTGGAAGCGGTTGATTCGACGGGCAACCCGGCCATGATCGACTACCACTACTCCAATAACTTCACCGTTTACGACTCGCTCGGCAACCCGCGTAACATCACTGTCTACTACGAGAAGACCGCGGCCAACGACTGGACGGCGAGAATGACGCTCGACGGTACCACGTTGGACGATGGTGCCGGCAACGTGACGGAATTTTCCGTCCAGTTCGACAATAACGGCAAGCTGATCAATGGTGCGGGAAGCGTCAATGCCAATGGCGCCATCGCGGGTGTCTCGTTCGCCGCCAACGACTACCTTGGCGGCGAGCCGGAGGATCTCACCTTCGACCTCAACCTGGCCGGCACCACCCAGTTCGGCAACACCTCTACCGTCAGCAGCCTGACCCAGAATGGCTACACCTCGGGCACCCTGGTGGGTATCACCATCAATGAAGACGGCACCATCATGCGCAACTACTCCAACGAGCAGTCGCGCCCCGCCGGTCAGGTCGCCCTGGTCAGCTTCCGTAACCCCGAAGGCTTGACGCCCGCCGGCGACAACGTCTGGCGCGCTTCCAACGAATCGGGCCAGGAACTGGTCGGCGCGCCGGGTAGCGGCCTGCTGGGCAGCATCGTTTCCGGGGCGGTCGAGACGTCCAACGTCGACATGGCGCGTGAACTGGTCAGCATGATCGTGGCGCAGCGGGCCTACCAGGCCAACTCGCAGACGATCAAGACCCAGGACGAGCTCCTGCAGACTGCGATCAACCTGCGCTAA
- the flgL gene encoding flagellar hook-associated protein FlgL, which yields MRISTVTMFDQSVASMNRQQSDFLKVGQQIASGRRVVNPSDDPQAASRAVGVSQAMAVSQQFADARVSARNSLAQAESVLNSVSDAITSAKTLLVQASSDTLNDADRQSVASELRGIYETLIGQANASDGNGRYLFGGYQDSSPPFVRSADGVSYVGDDNARAQRVDASREMPVSDSGARIFNSVASGAGYLSEAGTLDADGTLTGSNGGNVRFSGPQVVNNADPNHGRAFRVDFTSDGVTHTYTVKMQDDNGDWVDTAPALNDEPYDPAGQTVEVGGLRLELQGTPQDGDGVKFATADEMNHDLFKTLEKALGVLENPAGTPTEKAELANTLRTTMRELDNGLDNVLTVRASMGARLNELDVIEAVGGNRMNNYEQTLSDLVDLDYSEAISEYSLRQVGLQAAQKAFVDVKGLSLFNYL from the coding sequence ATGCGTATCAGCACCGTGACCATGTTCGATCAGAGCGTGGCATCCATGAATCGTCAGCAGAGCGACTTCCTCAAGGTCGGCCAGCAGATTGCCAGCGGGCGCCGCGTCGTGAACCCCTCCGACGATCCCCAGGCGGCCTCGAGGGCGGTCGGCGTCTCCCAGGCCATGGCGGTGAGCCAGCAGTTCGCCGATGCGCGCGTATCGGCGCGCAACTCGCTGGCCCAGGCCGAGAGCGTACTTAACAGTGTCAGCGATGCCATCACCAGCGCCAAGACGCTGCTGGTGCAGGCGTCTAGCGACACCCTGAACGATGCGGATCGCCAGTCGGTGGCCTCGGAGCTGCGCGGCATCTACGAGACGCTGATCGGCCAGGCCAATGCCAGCGACGGTAACGGACGCTACCTGTTCGGCGGCTATCAGGATTCGAGCCCCCCCTTCGTACGCAGTGCTGACGGCGTGTCCTATGTCGGCGACGACAATGCCCGGGCGCAGCGTGTCGATGCCTCGCGCGAGATGCCGGTGTCGGACAGTGGCGCGCGCATCTTCAACAGCGTCGCGAGTGGTGCCGGTTACCTGTCCGAGGCCGGGACGCTGGATGCGGACGGTACGCTTACCGGCAGCAACGGAGGCAACGTGCGCTTCTCCGGTCCGCAGGTCGTGAACAACGCGGACCCGAACCATGGCCGTGCGTTTCGCGTCGACTTCACCAGCGATGGCGTAACGCATACCTATACCGTGAAGATGCAGGACGATAACGGCGACTGGGTCGATACGGCACCGGCCCTGAACGACGAGCCCTACGACCCTGCCGGCCAGACGGTCGAAGTGGGCGGCTTGAGGCTCGAGCTGCAGGGAACTCCCCAAGATGGGGATGGGGTCAAGTTTGCCACCGCAGACGAGATGAACCATGACCTCTTCAAGACCCTGGAGAAGGCACTCGGTGTGCTCGAGAACCCGGCCGGCACCCCGACCGAGAAAGCCGAGCTGGCCAATACGCTGCGTACCACCATGCGGGAGCTCGACAACGGTCTCGACAACGTGCTCACCGTGCGCGCCTCCATGGGGGCGCGTCTCAACGAGCTGGACGTGATCGAGGCCGTCGGCGGCAACCGCATGAACAACTACGAGCAGACCCTCTCCGACCTGGTCGACCTCGACTACAGCGAGGCGATTTCCGAGTACAGCCTGCGTCAGGTCGGGCTGCAGGCGGCGCAGAAGGCCTTCGTCGACGTCAAGGGCCTGTCGCTGTTCAATTATCTCTGA
- the flgG gene encoding flagellar basal-body rod protein FlgG encodes MIKSLWTAKTGLESQQVKLDVISNNLANVSTNGFKRSRAVFEDLLYQNLRQPGAQNDVQNRLPSGMQVGTGVRPVATERLHSQGGLEQTENSRDLAINGNGFFQVLMPDGSTAYTRDGSFQLNENGQMVNANGYPLEPAIIIPDNALSISIGEDGIVSVTQPGVNQALEVGQITISTFVNATGLESIGGNLYRETTSSGPRNEAMPGMNGAGRLFQGYVETSNVNVVEEMVSMIQTQRAYEINSRAVQTSDEMLARLSQL; translated from the coding sequence ATGATCAAGTCACTGTGGACGGCCAAGACCGGCCTGGAATCCCAGCAGGTCAAGCTGGACGTCATCTCCAACAACCTGGCCAACGTCAGCACCAACGGCTTCAAGCGCTCGCGGGCGGTGTTCGAGGACCTGCTCTACCAGAACCTGCGCCAGCCCGGTGCACAAAACGACGTACAGAACCGCCTGCCTTCGGGAATGCAGGTCGGTACCGGTGTGCGTCCGGTGGCCACCGAGCGCCTGCACAGCCAGGGCGGGCTCGAGCAGACCGAAAATTCGCGTGACCTGGCGATCAACGGCAACGGTTTCTTCCAGGTGCTGATGCCGGATGGCTCCACGGCCTATACCCGCGACGGCAGCTTCCAGCTCAACGAGAACGGACAGATGGTCAACGCCAACGGCTATCCGCTCGAGCCGGCCATCATCATTCCCGACAACGCCCTGTCGATCTCCATCGGCGAGGACGGCATCGTCTCGGTGACCCAGCCGGGCGTGAACCAGGCGCTGGAGGTGGGCCAGATCACCATTTCGACGTTCGTCAATGCGACGGGGCTCGAGAGCATCGGCGGCAACCTTTATCGCGAAACCACTTCGTCGGGCCCGCGCAACGAGGCCATGCCGGGGATGAACGGTGCCGGCAGGCTGTTCCAAGGCTACGTGGAGACCTCCAACGTCAATGTGGTGGAGGAGATGGTCAGCATGATCCAGACCCAGCGGGCCTACGAGATCAACAGCCGTGCCGTGCAGACCAGCGACGAGATGCTGGCCCGCCTGAGCCAGCTCTGA
- the fliQ gene encoding flagellar biosynthesis protein FliQ: protein MTPEMVMSIAYQGMRVTLFLAGPLLITALLTGLIVSLFQAATQINEMTLSFIPKILGVFSVLVLAGPWLIGLIVDFTRNLFTSIPSMLM, encoded by the coding sequence ATGACACCGGAAATGGTCATGAGCATTGCCTACCAGGGCATGCGCGTCACGCTGTTCCTGGCCGGCCCGCTGCTGATCACCGCGCTGCTGACCGGCCTGATCGTGAGCCTGTTCCAGGCCGCGACCCAGATCAACGAGATGACCCTCTCCTTCATCCCCAAGATCCTTGGCGTCTTCAGCGTGCTGGTGCTGGCCGGCCCCTGGCTGATCGGCCTGATCGTCGACTTCACGCGCAACCTCTTCACCAGCATCCCCAGCATGCTGATGTGA
- the flgJ gene encoding flagellar assembly peptidoglycan hydrolase FlgJ, translating to MSIQDATGQFALDVQGLERLKHTARQDSAAGLRGAAQQFEALFLQMMLKSMRDTIPDGGLLDSQQGEFYQSMLDQQWAQTMAGRGIGLADHLVAQLEGQLGASSSRSGVADRELGELIAGIPRGTPRVLQDALQPAGEEAIAPQDEGKATGAAREERAASLPATFLEELEAVRGGFMSALDATLPAPSRAAGEPGSAGTAAGEALRSAPSDGQGGEHVQRFMQRLSAPAQAASRQTGVPAELILAQAALETGWGRHEIATADGGNSYNLFGIKAGRNWQGRTTDVTTHEYINGRRTRVVDTFRAYDSFEQAFTDYARLIGNNPRYAAVTTAGSAEQAARALQAGGYATDPAYADKLIAVMNSMGPVQQRGDSLVFFSY from the coding sequence ATGAGCATTCAGGACGCCACCGGCCAGTTCGCCCTCGACGTACAGGGGCTCGAGCGGCTCAAGCACACCGCGCGTCAGGATAGCGCGGCAGGCCTGCGCGGTGCCGCACAGCAGTTCGAGGCACTGTTCCTGCAGATGATGCTCAAGAGCATGCGCGACACCATTCCTGACGGTGGCCTGCTCGACAGCCAGCAGGGCGAGTTCTACCAGTCGATGCTCGACCAGCAGTGGGCCCAGACCATGGCCGGACGCGGCATCGGCCTGGCCGACCATCTCGTCGCCCAGCTTGAAGGCCAGTTGGGTGCCTCGTCGTCCCGCTCGGGCGTGGCCGACCGCGAACTGGGCGAATTGATTGCCGGGATACCGCGCGGCACGCCCAGGGTGCTTCAGGATGCCCTGCAACCGGCAGGCGAAGAGGCAATAGCCCCGCAGGATGAGGGCAAGGCGACGGGGGCGGCGCGAGAAGAGCGTGCGGCCAGCCTGCCGGCAACCTTCCTCGAGGAGCTCGAAGCGGTGCGCGGGGGCTTCATGTCGGCCCTTGATGCCACGCTGCCGGCCCCGAGCCGCGCCGCCGGCGAGCCAGGAAGCGCCGGCACGGCTGCCGGCGAGGCGCTCCGCTCAGCCCCGAGCGACGGTCAGGGGGGCGAGCATGTGCAACGCTTCATGCAGCGCCTCTCGGCACCCGCCCAGGCGGCAAGCCGCCAGACCGGGGTGCCGGCCGAGCTGATCCTGGCTCAGGCGGCACTGGAGACCGGCTGGGGGCGCCACGAGATCGCCACGGCCGATGGCGGCAACAGCTACAACCTGTTCGGCATCAAGGCGGGGCGCAACTGGCAGGGGCGTACCACTGACGTCACCACCCATGAATACATCAACGGGCGGCGCACGCGAGTGGTCGACACCTTCCGTGCCTACGACTCCTTCGAGCAGGCCTTCACCGACTATGCGCGGCTGATCGGCAACAACCCCCGCTATGCAGCGGTCACCACCGCCGGCAGCGCCGAGCAGGCCGCTCGCGCCCTCCAGGCGGGCGGCTACGCCACCGACCCGGCCTACGCCGACAAGCTGATCGCGGTGATGAACTCCATGGGGCCGGTGCAGCAGCGTGGCGACTCGCTGGTCTTCTTCAGCTACTGA
- the fliP gene encoding flagellar type III secretion system pore protein FliP (The bacterial flagellar biogenesis protein FliP forms a type III secretion system (T3SS)-type pore required for flagellar assembly.): MIGSPRSLHRLALAVALILTLLPLGAQAQQIPGIISQPLEDGGQQWSIQLQTLLLLSSLAFLPAALLMMTSFTRIIIVLSLLRTAIGTQATPPNQVLLGLALFLTFFVMSPVIGLVYETAWVPLTADEINFDEFLQLAQQPFREFMLAQTREPDLALFARLAEVGPMQGPEDVPLRILVPSFVTSELKTAFQIGFTIFIPFLIIDLVVASTLMSLGMMMVPPATISLPFKLMLFVLVDGWQLIIGSLSESFFI, from the coding sequence ATGATCGGCTCTCCTCGCTCGCTGCACCGGCTCGCCCTGGCCGTCGCGCTGATCCTCACCCTGTTGCCGCTCGGTGCGCAGGCCCAGCAGATTCCCGGAATCATCAGCCAGCCCCTCGAAGACGGTGGCCAGCAGTGGTCGATCCAGCTGCAAACCCTGCTATTGCTGAGCTCGCTGGCCTTCCTGCCGGCGGCGCTGCTGATGATGACCAGCTTCACCCGGATCATCATCGTGCTCAGCCTGCTGCGCACCGCCATCGGCACCCAGGCCACGCCGCCCAATCAGGTGCTGCTGGGCCTGGCCCTGTTCCTGACCTTCTTCGTGATGTCGCCGGTCATCGGCCTGGTCTACGAAACGGCCTGGGTGCCGCTGACTGCCGATGAGATCAACTTCGACGAGTTCCTGCAGCTGGCCCAGCAGCCCTTCCGCGAGTTCATGCTGGCCCAGACCCGTGAGCCCGACCTGGCGCTGTTCGCCCGCCTGGCCGAGGTCGGCCCCATGCAGGGCCCGGAAGACGTGCCGCTGCGGATCCTGGTGCCGTCCTTCGTCACCAGCGAGCTGAAGACAGCGTTCCAGATCGGCTTCACCATCTTCATCCCGTTCCTGATCATCGACCTGGTGGTGGCCAGTACGCTGATGTCGCTGGGCATGATGATGGTGCCCCCGGCGACGATCTCGCTGCCGTTCAAGCTGATGCTGTTCGTGCTGGTGGATGGCTGGCAGCTGATCATCGGCTCGCTGTCCGAAAGCTTCTTCATCTAG
- a CDS encoding flagellar basal body P-ring protein FlgI — MAAKLLLLAWLLLLALPVQAERIREIASFAGVRDNQLVGYGLVVGLDGTGDQTMQAPFTGQSLTNMLSQLGITVPPGTNMQLRNVAAVMVTADLPPFSRPGQRLDVNVSSIGNARSLRGGTLLMTPLKGADGDTYAIAQGNLLVGGAGAAAGGASVQVNQLAGGRIAGGAMVEREVPLDLGSNGGLLELELKESDFGTVQRVVNAINDEFGRPVAAAMNGRVIALDGPMNANSRVNFMAQVENIQVTPTEAAAKVVFNARTGSVVMNSAVKLHRAAVAHGNLSIVIDPRFMVSQPAPFGEGETVVVPDTEIEVQEQDAYLRVVEGADLVDVVNALNALGATPTDLMAILEALKASGSLRAELEIL; from the coding sequence ATGGCGGCGAAACTCCTGCTTCTGGCATGGCTCCTCCTGCTGGCGCTGCCGGTACAGGCCGAGCGCATCCGGGAGATCGCCAGTTTCGCTGGCGTGCGTGACAACCAGCTGGTGGGCTATGGCTTGGTGGTCGGCCTCGACGGGACCGGTGACCAGACCATGCAGGCCCCCTTCACCGGGCAGAGCCTGACCAACATGCTGTCGCAACTCGGCATCACGGTGCCGCCCGGCACCAACATGCAGCTGCGCAACGTTGCCGCGGTGATGGTGACGGCCGATTTGCCGCCTTTCTCGCGTCCCGGGCAGCGGCTGGATGTCAACGTCTCGTCGATCGGAAACGCGCGCAGCCTGCGTGGCGGCACGCTGCTGATGACCCCGCTGAAGGGCGCCGACGGCGATACCTACGCCATCGCTCAGGGCAACCTCCTGGTTGGTGGAGCTGGGGCGGCGGCGGGAGGCGCCTCGGTTCAGGTCAATCAGCTGGCTGGCGGGCGCATTGCCGGCGGCGCCATGGTGGAGCGTGAAGTCCCGCTCGATCTCGGGAGCAATGGCGGGCTGCTCGAGCTGGAATTGAAGGAGTCCGATTTCGGCACCGTGCAGCGCGTGGTCAACGCCATCAACGACGAATTCGGCCGGCCGGTGGCGGCAGCAATGAACGGCCGCGTCATCGCCCTCGACGGGCCGATGAATGCCAATTCTCGGGTCAATTTCATGGCCCAGGTGGAGAATATCCAGGTCACGCCCACGGAGGCGGCGGCCAAGGTGGTGTTCAACGCCCGCACCGGCTCGGTGGTCATGAACAGTGCGGTCAAGCTGCATCGTGCCGCGGTGGCTCATGGCAATCTCTCGATCGTGATCGATCCGCGCTTCATGGTCAGCCAGCCGGCGCCCTTCGGCGAAGGGGAAACGGTGGTGGTGCCCGATACCGAGATCGAGGTTCAGGAGCAGGATGCCTATCTGCGCGTGGTCGAAGGGGCCGACCTGGTCGACGTGGTCAATGCGCTCAACGCGCTCGGCGCCACGCCCACCGACCTGATGGCCATTCTCGAGGCGCTCAAGGCATCCGGTTCGCTGCGTGCCGAGCTGGAGATCCTCTGA